AGCAACGATCAGCGGTACACCTGCAGCTTTCGCGTGCTGGATCGCTTCAATCGTCTGTGGCATCACGCCATCATCCGCTGCAACAACCAGAATCACGATATCCGTTGCCTGAGCACCACGTGCACGCATCGCAGTAAACGCGGCGTGTCCCGGAGTATCCAGGAAGGTGATCATACCGTTGTCTGTTTCAACGTGGTAAGCACCAATGTGCTGGGTAATACCACCGGCTTCGCCCGCTGCAACGTGTGCTTTACGGATGTAGTCCAGCGTCGATGTTTTACCGTGGTCAACGTGGCCCATGATGGTTACAACCGGCGCACGTGGTACGGCAGTCAGGTTTTCATCACGATCAGACAGTACCGCTTCTTCCAGCTCGTTTTCTTTGCGCAGAATAACTTTGTGGCCCATCTCTTCCGCAACCAGCTGAGCAGTTTCCTGATCAATCACCTGGTTAATGGTTGCCATCGCACCCAGTTTCATCATCACTTTGATGACTTCAGCGGCCTTCACTGACATTTTGTTTGCCAGTTCAGAAACGATGATGGTCTCGCCAATCACAACATCTTGCTTCGCTACAGTTGCGGTTTTATCGAAACCATGACGCATGGATGTTGGCTTGCTCAGCTGCTGCTTGCCGCGGCCACGCTGATTACGGCCGCCACGTGCCGCCATTGGACGTTCGCGCGTCTCGCGCTCTTCGCTCTTAGGACCAGCAGCCTTTTTCTTCTTGTTACGGCGGCGAGTTGCTTCCTCGCGACGGTCTTGTTCATCTTCCGCCGCACGGGCATAGGTGGAAGTGGTCGTGTGGTAGTCTTCTCGTTCCATATCACCTGCATCCTGGCCTTTTTCAGACCAGTTTTTCTCATTCATTTCTGCCATTTTGCGTGCCTCTTCTAGCTGACGCTCACTTGCTTCTTCGGCTTTACGCTTGGCTTCCTCTTCCCGGCGACGTTGCAGTGCCTCAGCTTCTTTCTTAGCTTCCAGCTCAGCGGCGGCGCGTTTTGCTTTGTCTTCAGCTTGACGCTTTTCATCAGCTTCGCGTTGGCTTGCATCCACTGCTGCACCCTGCTCAGACTGTTCTTCCAACTGCTTTGCTTTCTCTTCCGCTAAGCGCTTCTCTTCTGCCAAGCGCTTCTCTTCAGCTTCACGCTTGGCTTCCGCCTCGCGCTTCACCTGCTCTTCTGCATCACGTTTCGCTGCTTCTTCCGCAGCACGTTTTGCAGCCTCTTCAGCCTGACGTGCTTCTTCCGCACGTTGCTCTTCTTCAAGGGCAGAGCGTTTTACATAGGTGCGCTTTTTGCGCACCTCAACTTGGATATTTTTACTCTTGCCGCCAGAACCCGACACACTCAGGGTGCTGCGGGTCTTACGTTGCAGAGTCAGGCGGGTCGGCGCCTCGTCAGTGTTACCACCGTGTTCTTTCTTCAGGTGGGTCAACAGAGACTCTTTTTCCTGTTGGTTGACACTGTCTTCAGCTTTCTTGCTGATACCAGCATCGGCAAACTGTTGAAGCAACCGATCAATCGGGGTACCGATTTCTTCGGCAAGTGCCTTAACTGTAACCTCTGACATGCTGCTCCTCCCTTGCTAATTGAATTATGCTTCGTCGCTGAACCAGCAGATATTACGGGCAGCCATGATCAGTTCACCCGCTCTGGTCTCGTCCAGGCCTTCGATATCCAGTAGATCATCCGTCCCCTGGTCGGCCAGATCTTCCAGCGTACTAATACCCTTCGCAGCCAGTTTGAACGCCAGCTCGCGCTCCATACCGTCCAGGTTCAGCAGATCTTCAGCAGGCTCAACACCGTCAAAAGACTCTTCCTGCGCAAGGGCAATCGTGGTCAGGGCTTCTTTGGCACGATTACGCAGCTCATTCACTGTGTCTTCATCCAGATCTTCGATAGACATCAGTTCCTGAACCGGCACATAGGCCACTTCTTCAAGGCTGGTAAAGCCTTCTTCTACCAGAACAACAGCGAAATCTTCATCGATGTCCAGGTATTTCACAAACAATTCGATGGATGCCTGCGCTTCAGCCTGATGCTTGTTCTGCAGGTCTTCAACCGTCATCACGTTCAGTTCCCAGCCAGTTAGTACAGACGCCAGACGCACGTTCTGACCGCTGCGGCCAATTGCCTGAGCCAGGTTGTCTTTCTCAACTGCGATGTCCATGGTGTGGTTGTCTTCATCCACAATGATGGAGCTGACTTCAGCAGGGGCCATCGCATTGATGACGTACTGTGCAGGGTTTTCGTCCCACAGCACGATATCGATACGCTCGCCGCCCAGTTCACCGGAGACCGCCTGAACACGCGCACCACGCATCCCAACACAAGCACCGACAGGGTCAATACGCTTGTCGTTTGTCTTCACGGCAATCTTGGCACGAGAACCCGGATCGCGGGCAGCACCCATCAGTTCGATCATCTCTTCACCGATTTCCGGTACTTCGATGCGGAACAGTTCTGACAGCATTTCAGGCTTAGAACGGGTCATGAACAGCTGGAAGCCACGCGCTTCAGGGCGCACAGCATACAACAGACCACGGACGCGGTCACCTGGACGGAAGTTTTCACGCGGCAGCTGGTCTTCACGCAGGATGACTGCTTCAGCATTGTTACCCAGATCAACGATCACGGCATCACGGTTCACTTTCTTCACGACACCCGTGATCAGCTCGCCTTCATTGTCGATAAACTGTTCAACAATTTGCGCACGCTCAGCTTCACGAACTTTCTGGACGATGACCTGCTTCGCCGTTTGAGTCGTGATACGGTCGAATGTCACAGACTCGATCTGCTCTTCAACAAAGTCACCCAGCTCGATGCTCTCGTCATCATACTGAGCAGCTTCCAGAGTGATTTCCAGCGTCGGTGCAGTCACTTCTTCAACGGCTTTCCAGCGACGGAAAGTTTCGAAGTCGCCCGTTTTGCGATCGATTGCAACGCGTACGTCAATTTCCGCTTCGTATTTTTTCTTTGTCGCTGTTGCCAGTGCGATCTCCAGTGCTTCGAAGATACGCTCGCGCGGAACAGCTTTCTCGTTGGATACCGCTTCAACGACAGCCAAGATTTCTTTGTTCATTTCTAATGCCCCAATTTAGCGGTCAGAATTTTGGAACCAGGTTGGCTTTCGCAATATTGCTCAGCGCAAAGGTTTCTTCATCGCCATTCACGTTCAACGTGACCAGCTCACCGTCAACGGCAACAATGTCACCTTTCCACTTACGGCGATTATTCATCGCCATTTTCAGGACCAGGCTGACCTCGTGGCCAATAAACTGTTGATAATGTTCCGCTTTAAACAGCGGACGCTCCAAACCAGGGGACGAAACCTCCAGGTTATAGGCAACAGTGATCGGATCTTCAACGTCCATCACTGCACTGATCTGACGGCTCACATCGGCACAATCATCGACTGTGATGCCGTTTTCGTGGTCAATGAACACACGTAGTGTCGAATGTTCACCCGCACGGATAAACTCCAGACCCACCAATTCATAGCCCAAAGCTGTCACTGGCGACTCAAGCAGTTCGGTTAATTGCATTTCTAAAGCGGTCAAGACAACCCCCTGGAAACAAAAAAAGGGCATTGAAGCCCAGTAGATACCTGAATGGTCATGTTTCAGATAATAAAAAACCCCGAATTACGGGGTTTATTATCTCTGGACCCTGATAGCTTAAACCTCTGAAGATTCAAGCAGAAAAACGAAAGCGATTCAGTTCCAGGAATCGTCGCTTTTCAAAACTCGGAGGCGGAACCGAGTTCAATCAACCCGGTAAATCCACTGATAACTAAGAGTATACACTCAATTATCGTCCAAGTTGGTTGCGGGGGCCGGATTTGAACCGACGACCTTCGGGTTATGAGCCCGACGAGCTACCAAGCTGCTCCACCCCGCGTCCGTAATTCTGAGGGCGATTATATCCCTCACTTGTTACTCTTTCAAGTAACTGAATCAATGGTGCCGAGAAGGGGACTTGAACCCCTACACCTTGCGGCACTAGCACCTCATGCTAGCGTGTCTACCAATTTCACCATCTCGGCAAATC
This DNA window, taken from Photobacterium sp. CCB-ST2H9, encodes the following:
- the infB gene encoding translation initiation factor IF-2 is translated as MSEVTVKALAEEIGTPIDRLLQQFADAGISKKAEDSVNQQEKESLLTHLKKEHGGNTDEAPTRLTLQRKTRSTLSVSGSGGKSKNIQVEVRKKRTYVKRSALEEEQRAEEARQAEEAAKRAAEEAAKRDAEEQVKREAEAKREAEEKRLAEEKRLAEEKAKQLEEQSEQGAAVDASQREADEKRQAEDKAKRAAAELEAKKEAEALQRRREEEAKRKAEEASERQLEEARKMAEMNEKNWSEKGQDAGDMEREDYHTTTSTYARAAEDEQDRREEATRRRNKKKKAAGPKSEERETRERPMAARGGRNQRGRGKQQLSKPTSMRHGFDKTATVAKQDVVIGETIIVSELANKMSVKAAEVIKVMMKLGAMATINQVIDQETAQLVAEEMGHKVILRKENELEEAVLSDRDENLTAVPRAPVVTIMGHVDHGKTSTLDYIRKAHVAAGEAGGITQHIGAYHVETDNGMITFLDTPGHAAFTAMRARGAQATDIVILVVAADDGVMPQTIEAIQHAKAAGVPLIVAVNKIDKEDANPDNVKNELAQYDVIPEEWGGENMFVHISAKQGTNIDGLLEAILLQAEVLELEAVSEGMAKGVVVESRLDKGRGPVATVLVQEGTLRKGDIVLCGLEYGRVRAMRDELGREIEEAGPSIPVEILGLSGVPSSGDEATVVRDERKAREVALYRQGKFREVKLARQQKAKLENMFSNMTAGEVAELNVVLKADVQGSVEAIADSLRKLSTDEVKVNIVGSGVGGITETDAVLAAASNAIILGFNVRADASARKTIENENLDLRYYSIIYQLIDEVKAAMGGMLSPEFKQEIIGLAEVRDVFKSPKLGAIAGCMVTEGVIKRSNPIRVLRDNVVIYEGELESLRRFKDDVQEVKNGYECGIGVKNYNDVRVGDQIEVYEIIEIQRTLD
- the rimP gene encoding ribosome maturation factor RimP, whose translation is MTALEMQLTELLESPVTALGYELVGLEFIRAGEHSTLRVFIDHENGITVDDCADVSRQISAVMDVEDPITVAYNLEVSSPGLERPLFKAEHYQQFIGHEVSLVLKMAMNNRRKWKGDIVAVDGELVTLNVNGDEETFALSNIAKANLVPKF
- the nusA gene encoding transcription termination factor NusA, whose protein sequence is MNKEILAVVEAVSNEKAVPRERIFEALEIALATATKKKYEAEIDVRVAIDRKTGDFETFRRWKAVEEVTAPTLEITLEAAQYDDESIELGDFVEEQIESVTFDRITTQTAKQVIVQKVREAERAQIVEQFIDNEGELITGVVKKVNRDAVIVDLGNNAEAVILREDQLPRENFRPGDRVRGLLYAVRPEARGFQLFMTRSKPEMLSELFRIEVPEIGEEMIELMGAARDPGSRAKIAVKTNDKRIDPVGACVGMRGARVQAVSGELGGERIDIVLWDENPAQYVINAMAPAEVSSIIVDEDNHTMDIAVEKDNLAQAIGRSGQNVRLASVLTGWELNVMTVEDLQNKHQAEAQASIELFVKYLDIDEDFAVVLVEEGFTSLEEVAYVPVQELMSIEDLDEDTVNELRNRAKEALTTIALAQEESFDGVEPAEDLLNLDGMERELAFKLAAKGISTLEDLADQGTDDLLDIEGLDETRAGELIMAARNICWFSDEA